From a single Nostoc sp. MS1 genomic region:
- a CDS encoding S-layer protein, which translates to MNNKILATVIVIATTGIFNAVNAQEPTNNEPKKSSQVIDACLQNRAETLPNPFSDVPENHWAFKAVMTMHYCGAFRQATPPQLFHKLPPTESQQQPKPEG; encoded by the coding sequence ATGAATAACAAAATTTTAGCAACCGTGATAGTAATAGCTACCACTGGAATATTTAATGCGGTGAATGCTCAAGAGCCTACAAATAATGAGCCAAAAAAATCATCACAAGTGATTGATGCTTGTCTGCAAAATAGAGCAGAGACTCTACCTAATCCTTTTAGTGATGTACCTGAAAATCATTGGGCTTTTAAAGCAGTGATGACGATGCACTATTGCGGAGCATTCCGACAAGCAACACCGCCGCAATTATTTCATAAATTACCTCCAACCGAAAGCCAACAGCAGCCAAAACCAGAAGGTTAG